The following coding sequences lie in one Phaeodactylum tricornutum CCAP 1055/1 chromosome 12, whole genome shotgun sequence genomic window:
- a CDS encoding predicted protein, which translates to MLYRRRNARKQRTKLKGTEEWYLQPLRRALVSLTLVAFGVSFALLLVKFEYEPQMDSLTDTVLRDFVDNFNVSNESAIATNSCHVRFHNPQMYLCHIIPWGANFGDELGPAVTKEVLRKKYPNCGGVDDLPVLDLSKREKYNHFLPEICLFTVGSVFFLVRDNDHLWGTGSIDGQRQICQNEAKNLTVYSVRGPKTANLVKRWCRDKLHTPFRGISGISQELGFGTTGDPGFLVAHLFENEFKYDSAAAPLDYCVIPHYFNRKINDLKSVPKEQILSVQQSWQSMIKKMLRCKFIISSSLHGVILSESFGIPVRWLSRNNRVAPFKFHDYFESFGYRNATEIGSVSTVEEGVAMGPPAVLTEAVRQEQVSRILQTFPYALFTVAGSDATS; encoded by the coding sequence ATGCTCTATCGACGTCGCAATGCGCGAAAACAACGAACGAAACTTAAAGGCACAGAGGAATGGTACCTGCAGCCACTCCGTCGAGCGCTCGTGAGCTTGACCTTAGTTGCTTTTGGAGTTAGCTTCGCCCTTCTTCTAGTCAAGTTTGAATATGAGCCTCAAATGGATTCGCTAACCGACACGGTGCTCCGCGACTTCGTCGACAACTTTAATGTCAGCAACGAAAGCGCGATAGCAACAAATTCCTGTCATGTCCGATTCCATAATCCTCAGATGTATCTCTGCCATATCATTCCATGGGGAGCGAATTTCGGCGACGAACTCGGACCAGCTGTAACCAAAGAGGTGCTACGTAAAAAATACCCAAACTGCGGTGGTGTGGATGACCTTCCCGTTTTGGACCTTAGCAAGCGAGAGAAATACAACCATTTTTTACCCGAGATTTGTCTCTTCACCGTGGGGAGCGTCTTCTTTTTGGTACGTGATAATGACCACTTGTGGGGTACAGGATCAATTGATGGGCAACGTCAAATTTGTCAGAATGAGGCCAAGAATTTGACCGTCTACAGTGTCCGAGGGCCCAAGACAGCAAATTTAGTAAAGCGCTGGTGTCGCGACAAGCTACATACTCCCTTCAGAGGTATTTCAGGCATCTCACAGGAACTTGGTTTTGGCACAACGGGTGATCCTGGGTTTTTGGTTGCGCATTTGTTCGAAAATGAGTTCAAATATGATTCGGCTGCGGCTCCATTAGACTACTGCGTGATTCCACACTACTTCAATCGTAAGATTAACGACCTGAAAAGTGTTCCCAAAGAACAGATACtcagtgtccaacaaagCTGGCAAAGTATGATCAAAAAAATGCTTCGTTGTAAATTCATCATCTCATCATCGTTGCACGGGGTTATACTGTCGGAATCCTTCGGAATTCCGGTTCGTTGGCTTTCGAGAAACAACCGTGTGGCTCCTTTCAAATTTCACGACTACTTCGAAAGCTTTGGATATCGCAATGCAACTGAAATTGGATCAGTGAGCACCGTTGAAGAAGGTGTTGCTATGGGACCGCCAGCAGTTCTTACAGAAGCAGTCCGTCAGGAGCAGGTCTCTAGAATCCTACAAACCTTTCCGTATGCCCTGTTTACAGTAGCCGGCTCGGATGCTACAAGCTGA
- a CDS encoding predicted protein, translated as MLDFIIPDNFPPDNPTVETTEPTATIAPIPNPDPPENVNVNTTLDIPDALKDLLSNFRASLSSTDYYTYQTQAFKGLIKEFKFDADNPMDVLTKAKSNMEEAAFALTAKGKINKEHSRDYSMSGTVLYNSCEPSLQLWLDTQISISTDTILKRHGNSGPVRFYLIWSRYANVDGAVATSIQNALTKLQVRDLPGENVSLYFDTITIIEEYLSSMGRTIPDFVSHVIDVLINVSVHDYSLFLKTQQFVSNPALRNIHALRQLVCDQYQLLLNSGKWHPTAKTGAAFHAVKNFSIETGFPNDTPNTSANINQSPGHSKPRLSREEWEKTIDRSPPSPGSPDCRKSTKGDFNEYWCVTCNRWGNHPTDKTRHPTAKLDHTQFLEKRKKRFTKRETQDPSPAPIPFLWRSPGEFLMALILQISPFLSFDPGGLLFLVGLVCLLPFLLYQTCCLLFLLGVGRAMLPFLASFLPCSTWTPHRTHRHSKWRLTTAFPTSFLLLSSVSVSRTTATFLGTLKITAVTPAAHQLLTFRTVYLRPFQRCRRPGLSHSRAGHFTTYVSSRQLCLEYRTLLNDFKLCRFSGLLDPSLAYFDHPQYDLERILPYGPWEDDPTIVPSFSPPVEPLYVVDSRLASALSTRHLQQLFDSALLQHNMVSEIRHAHSSDNVCSPLLRPGCATASIAGGTLPYDTLYSHRSTPWSMGYSPPSSLHCAYAHDKV; from the exons ATGTTGGACTTTATCATCCCTGATAACTTTCCTCCTGACAACCCCACAGTGGAGACTACGGAACCAACTGCAACCATTGCACCAATCCCAAATCCTGATCCGCCTGAAAATGTCAATGTCAACACCACCTTGGATATCCCGGACGCATTGAAAGATCTCCTTTCTAAC TTTCGTGCCTCTCTCTCGTCAACGGATTATTACACGTACCAAACTCAAGCATTCAAGGGACTCATCAAGGAATTCAAGTTTGATGCTGATAACCCAATGGATGTTCTCACCAAGGCCAAGTCAAACATGGAGGAAGCCGCTTTTGCTCTTACAGCAAAAG GAAAAATCAACAAAGAACATTCCCGTGATTATTCCATGTCCGGAACCGTTTTATACAACTCATGTGAACCGTCTCTCCAGTTGTGGTTAGATACCCAGATTAGTATCAGCACCGACACCATTCTCAAACGCCATGGCAACTCAGGACCAGTCCGTTTTTATCTCATTTGGTCTCGCTACGCCAATGTCGATGGAGCCGTAGCCACGTCTATTCAAAACGCTCTTACCAAGCTTCAAGTGCGCGATCTTCCCGGTGAGAATGTGTCCCTTTACTTTGACACCATTACCATTATTGAAGAGTATCTTAGCTCCATGGGCCGTACCATTCCTGACTTTGTTTCACACGTTATTGACGTTTTGATCAATGTGTCTGTTCATGACTACTCCCTGTTTCTCAAGACACAACAGTTTGTCTCAAATCCAGCGCTTCGGAATATACATGCCCTTCGCCAGCTTGTCTGTGACCAATACCAGCTGCTTCTCAATTCTGGCAAATGGCACCCTACAGCAAAAACTGGTGCCGCATTCCACGCTGTCAAGAACTTCTCCATTGAAACTGGTTTCCCCAACGACACTCCCAACACCAGTGCCAATATCAACCAGTCTCCTGGACATTCTAAGCCCCGACTCTCTCGCGAAGAGTGGGAAAAGACTATTGATCGATCTCCCCCGTCTCCGGGCTCCCCAGACTGCCGAAAGTCGACAAAAGGGGATTTCAACGAGTACTGGTGTGTCACCTGCAATCGCTGGGGCAATCACCCCACCGACAAAACTCGTCATCCCACGGCAAAGCTAGACCACACTCAATTTCTCGAAAAACGAAAGAAGCGATTCACTAAACGAGAGACTCAAGACCCATCTCCGGCTCCCA TTCCATTCCTTTGGCGTTCCCCCGGCGAATTTTTAATGGCACTGATCTTACAGATAAGCCCTTTCCTTTCCTTTGACCCCGGTGGATTATTGTTTCTTGTTGGTCTCGTCTGCCTCCTTCCTTTCCTTCTCTACCAGACTTGctgcctccttttccttctggGGGTCGGGCGAGCTATGCTCCCATTTCTCGCTTCCTTCCTGCCCTGCTCCACCTGGACTCCACACCGCACTCATCGACACTCCAAATGGCGCCTCACCACCGCTTTTCCTACTTCGTTTCTTCTCCTTTCCTCCGTTTCGGTCTCTCGCACTACAGCGACCTTTCTCGGCACCCTTAAGATCACGGCTGTTACTCCTGCCGCACATCAGCTCCTCACCTTCCGTACTGTTTACCTACGTCCCTTTcaacgctgtcgtcgtcctgGTTTATCACACTCCCGCGCTGGTCACTTCACCACTTATGTCTCCAGCCGTCAACTCTGTTTGGAATACCGCACCCTTCTTAACGACTTCAAACTGTGCCGTTTTTCGGGCCTCCTTGATCCTTCTCTGGCGTATTTTGATCATCCACAATATGATCTTGAACGTATACTACCCTACGGACCTTGGGAAGATGATCCAACCATTGTTCCCTCCTTTTCTCCTCCTGTCGAACCCCTGTATGTTGTGGACTCCCGTCTCGCCTCTGCCCTGAGCACACGTCATCTCCAACAGCTTTTTGACTCCGCTCTACTACAACACAACATGGTCTCCGAAATCCGCCATGCCCACAGTTCCGACAATGTTTGTTCACCCCTCCTACGGCCCGGTTGCGCCACGGCTTCTATTGCTGGTGGCACTCTCCCTTATGACACCCTCTATAGTCATCGCTCAACCCCTTGGTCCATGGGGTATTCTCCTCCGTCCTCTCTACACTGTGCCTACGCTCatgataaagtatag